The Faecalibacter sp. LW9 genome has a segment encoding these proteins:
- a CDS encoding phosphatase PAP2 family protein, giving the protein MVQDFFNWDVNIFLYFNNLGSPQWDAFWLLITEKETWIPLYVIFLILLYLKFGWKKTLVAGICIALMITCADQFTNILKNYFQRYRPCHNPDIQGMFRAIGCKGRGMYGFTSAHASNHVAVAIFVGVVLKKHYKYLIYILLFWAMMIAYSRVYVGVHYTGDIFFGMLIGVVFGIGFLYLYNYIIKKYKSKLD; this is encoded by the coding sequence ATGGTACAAGATTTTTTTAATTGGGATGTAAATATCTTTTTATATTTCAATAATTTAGGGAGTCCACAATGGGATGCTTTTTGGTTATTGATTACGGAAAAGGAAACTTGGATTCCATTATATGTAATTTTCCTGATTTTATTGTATTTAAAATTTGGATGGAAAAAGACCTTAGTGGCTGGAATTTGTATTGCATTAATGATTACTTGTGCTGATCAATTTACGAATATTTTAAAAAATTATTTTCAAAGATACAGACCCTGTCATAATCCTGATATCCAAGGAATGTTTCGTGCCATAGGTTGTAAGGGAAGAGGCATGTATGGTTTTACATCTGCTCATGCATCCAATCATGTAGCAGTAGCAATTTTTGTGGGAGTCGTACTGAAAAAACATTACAAATACTTGATTTACATTTTATTATTTTGGGCAATGATGATTGCTTACAGTCGAGTATATGTTGGTGTACATTACACTGGCGATATATTCTTTGGAATGTTGATTGGCGTAGTATTTGGTATTGGATTTTTATATTTATACAATTACATTATCAAAAAATATAAATCAAAATTAGATTAA
- the secD gene encoding protein translocase subunit SecD yields MRGKGLIAIFAIILGLLCIKQLSYTWYTNKVESEAKRLATKPADEQRVLDSLAQHPLDLGIITYDYNDAKNKEVNLGLDLKGGINVILQVSERDLIENLAAKSENPMLTTALDNADVAHKSNGNVPYVELFFNEFDKLKGATKYAAPDIFGNKANADKIAFNASDDQVKEVIRKDVEAKVATAYQVISSRINQFGVVEPVIQRLGDKGDGRILVELPGVSDTDRVKKILQSTAKLEFWQAVRGDQTVISHFLGIKTDKYNVINQATGKPYANLGEVLQPAGSNASFYVSIADTAVVNRVLADKEVMTKLPNNIRNYKYAYSNKALELVPGTKMLELYALKGANGTKEPLLTGDKVASASGERNAGSIANEPVVSMQMNQQGAQEWARITDELKPAGPGQLGQGVAIVLDNLVYSAPNINDKISGGSSMISGSFTLEEAKDLANILQAGSLPASSKIVSAEVVGPSLGQEAITSSVIAFAAAFTIVLVWMVFYYSRAGIYANVALVVNLLFLLGFLVSLKATLSLPGIAGIILTLVTGMDANIIIYERVKEEIRKGKSLRQAVDFAYSWKGALSAIIDANVTSFLTALVLFFLGKGPVVGFATTFMIGVLTSTFTAIFITRYFVESRMAKGKEVAFFTNFTAHWLQNIHVDILKKRKVTYIISTVLVIASLVSIFTKGFDLGIEFKGGRTYTVRFDQNVEANKIADELGKVFVVDGEEVVPQVKTYGGANQVKITTSYKADQEGTEVDDEIKAKLFEGLKPYLPQGLSTKDFSEDNATIGLMSSAKVGPTIADDTTRASFIAVALALLITGAYIFIRFRNWQYSVSTILALAHDVIIVLGIFSFLRTWMPFNMEIDQSFIAAILTVIGYSLNDTIIILDRIRENLGYKKSDTFYTIINDSTSTTLSRTINTSLSTFLIVLCIFIFGGDSIKGFMFAMLVGVAIGTFSSLFVASPLLYDMTGENKKPKA; encoded by the coding sequence ATGCGAGGAAAAGGGCTGATTGCGATATTTGCAATTATTTTAGGTCTTTTGTGTATCAAGCAGCTTAGCTACACTTGGTATACAAACAAAGTCGAGAGCGAAGCCAAGCGTCTAGCAACTAAACCAGCAGACGAACAACGCGTTTTAGACAGTTTAGCACAACACCCATTAGATTTAGGAATCATTACATATGATTACAATGATGCTAAAAACAAAGAGGTTAACTTAGGTTTAGATTTAAAAGGGGGGATCAACGTGATCTTACAAGTATCTGAACGTGATTTAATTGAAAATTTAGCAGCTAAATCAGAAAATCCAATGCTTACAACAGCATTAGATAATGCTGATGTTGCACACAAATCAAATGGGAATGTTCCTTATGTTGAATTATTCTTCAACGAATTTGATAAATTAAAAGGAGCGACAAAATATGCAGCTCCAGATATCTTTGGGAACAAAGCGAATGCTGATAAAATTGCTTTTAATGCTTCTGATGATCAAGTAAAAGAAGTGATTCGTAAAGATGTAGAAGCGAAAGTTGCTACAGCTTACCAAGTGATTAGTTCTCGTATCAACCAATTTGGGGTAGTAGAACCAGTAATTCAACGTTTAGGGGATAAAGGAGACGGACGCATCTTAGTTGAGTTACCAGGTGTTTCGGATACTGATCGTGTAAAAAAAATATTACAATCAACAGCAAAATTAGAATTCTGGCAAGCTGTACGTGGGGATCAAACGGTTATTTCTCATTTCTTAGGAATTAAAACAGATAAATACAATGTGATCAACCAAGCGACAGGTAAACCATATGCCAACTTAGGAGAAGTGTTACAACCTGCAGGTTCTAACGCAAGTTTCTATGTTAGTATTGCAGATACGGCTGTTGTTAATCGAGTGTTAGCGGATAAAGAGGTAATGACAAAATTACCAAACAATATTCGTAATTATAAATATGCATATTCTAATAAAGCATTAGAATTAGTTCCTGGAACTAAAATGTTAGAATTATACGCTTTAAAAGGAGCGAATGGTACTAAAGAACCTTTATTAACAGGGGATAAAGTGGCATCTGCTTCAGGTGAACGTAATGCAGGTTCTATTGCAAACGAACCAGTTGTTTCAATGCAAATGAATCAACAAGGTGCTCAAGAATGGGCTAGAATTACAGATGAATTAAAACCTGCAGGTCCTGGTCAATTAGGACAAGGGGTAGCTATCGTTTTAGATAATTTAGTGTATTCAGCTCCTAATATTAATGATAAAATTTCTGGAGGTTCTTCAATGATTTCTGGATCGTTTACATTAGAAGAAGCAAAAGATTTAGCGAATATTTTACAAGCCGGTTCATTACCTGCTTCATCTAAAATTGTTTCTGCAGAGGTGGTAGGACCATCATTAGGACAAGAAGCAATTACGTCTTCTGTAATTGCATTTGCTGCAGCATTCACTATTGTATTGGTTTGGATGGTATTCTATTACAGCCGTGCAGGTATTTATGCCAATGTAGCTTTAGTAGTAAACTTATTATTCTTATTAGGATTCTTAGTATCATTAAAAGCGACATTATCTTTACCAGGGATCGCCGGGATTATTTTAACGTTAGTAACAGGTATGGATGCTAACATTATTATTTACGAGCGTGTAAAAGAAGAAATTCGTAAAGGAAAATCCTTACGTCAAGCAGTTGATTTTGCTTATTCATGGAAAGGTGCATTATCCGCTATTATTGATGCGAATGTAACTTCATTCTTAACGGCATTAGTATTATTCTTCTTAGGGAAAGGACCAGTAGTTGGTTTCGCAACAACATTTATGATTGGGGTCTTAACTTCTACTTTTACAGCTATTTTTATTACACGTTATTTCGTGGAGTCTCGTATGGCGAAAGGAAAAGAAGTGGCTTTCTTCACGAATTTTACAGCTCATTGGTTACAGAATATTCATGTTGATATTTTAAAGAAACGTAAAGTTACTTATATCATTTCTACAGTTTTAGTAATCGCTTCTTTAGTTTCTATTTTTACGAAAGGATTTGATTTAGGTATTGAATTCAAAGGAGGTCGTACGTATACTGTTCGTTTTGATCAAAATGTAGAAGCAAATAAAATTGCTGATGAATTAGGGAAAGTATTTGTTGTTGATGGAGAAGAGGTAGTACCACAAGTGAAAACGTATGGTGGAGCTAACCAAGTGAAAATTACAACTTCATACAAAGCGGATCAAGAAGGTACAGAGGTAGATGATGAAATCAAAGCAAAATTATTTGAAGGATTAAAACCTTATTTACCACAAGGATTATCGACAAAAGATTTCTCTGAAGATAATGCAACAATTGGTTTAATGTCTTCTGCGAAAGTAGGACCAACAATTGCAGATGATACAACACGTGCTTCATTTATTGCAGTTGCATTAGCATTATTAATTACAGGTGCTTATATTTTTATTCGATTCAGAAACTGGCAGTATTCAGTATCTACGATTTTAGCATTAGCACACGATGTGATTATTGTTTTAGGTATCTTCTCTTTCTTAAGAACGTGGATGCCATTCAATATGGAAATTGATCAATCGTTTATTGCAGCGATTTTAACAGTAATTGGATATTCATTAAATGATACCATCATTATCTTAGACCGTATTCGTGAGAATTTAGGATATAAAAAATCAGATACATTCTATACAATTATTAATGATTCTACAAGTACTACATTATCGCGTACAATTAATACGTCTTTATCAACTTTCTTAATTGTATTATGTATTTTCATCTTCGGTGGAGATTCAATTAAAGGATTTATGTTTGCGATGTTAGTGGGTGTAGCTATCGGTACATTCTCTTCATTATTCGTAGCATCACCGTTATTATACGATATGACAGGAGAAAATAAAAAGCCAAAAGCTTAA
- a CDS encoding twin-arginine translocase TatA/TatE family subunit, with protein sequence MLVIYPAFLEFKEIMIILVVAVVIFGPNKIPEIARGLGQAVRKMKEATEDIKQEIMNPVSDLDPTKEIRETIADLDPTKQIQDAFQSADPSKDITRALEDPINDFEKSVMGMEEQEGTATDQPVKDIKETIEIAKSEIEIQAEQELGSGGSVSR encoded by the coding sequence ATGTTAGTGATATACCCCGCTTTCCTAGAATTTAAGGAAATTATGATCATCTTAGTGGTGGCCGTTGTTATTTTTGGTCCAAATAAGATTCCCGAAATTGCTCGTGGATTAGGACAAGCTGTCCGTAAGATGAAAGAAGCTACAGAAGATATTAAGCAAGAAATCATGAACCCTGTGTCGGATTTGGATCCAACCAAAGAGATTCGTGAAACGATAGCTGATTTGGATCCGACCAAACAAATCCAAGATGCTTTTCAGTCTGCCGATCCTTCAAAAGATATTACTCGTGCATTGGAAGATCCTATCAATGATTTTGAAAAATCAGTGATGGGAATGGAAGAGCAAGAAGGTACTGCAACTGATCAACCCGTAAAAGACATTAAAGAAACAATCGAAATTGCGAAATCTGAAATTGAAATTCAGGCAGAGCAAGAGTTGGGGAGTGGAGGTTCAGTTAGTCGATAA